Proteins encoded together in one Lathyrus oleraceus cultivar Zhongwan6 chromosome 5, CAAS_Psat_ZW6_1.0, whole genome shotgun sequence window:
- the LOC127084606 gene encoding cytochrome P450 86A1, with translation MILFVKNMMMEMDTNTFPLLFTLAATLFAYLFWFHLLARNLTGPKVFPFFGSLPVLFLNRNRVHDWITSNLNQTGGLSTYQTCILPFPFLASKQGFYTVTSNPKNIEHILRTRFDNYPKGPTWQTAFHDLLGHGIFNSDGDTWLVQRKTAALEFTTRTLRQAMARWVNRTIKNRLWCILDKATKEKVSVDLQDLLLRLTFDNICGLTFGKDPETLSPDLPNNPFSLSFDFATEATLQRLLYPGLFWRFQKLLCFGAEKKLKQSLKIVETYMNDAVSAREKSPSDDLLSRFLKKRDGDGKPFDAGKLRHIALNFVLAGRDTSSVALSWFFWLVMNHPTVEEKILAELTEVLAETRGGDSRRWTDEAVDFEEADKLVYLKAALAETLRLYPSVPEDSKYAVEDDVLPDGTVVPAGSTVTYSIYSVGRMKSVWGEDCMEFKPERWLSVQGNRFEPPKDGYKFVAFNAGPRTCLGKDLAYLQMKSVAAAVLIRYRLLPVPGHRVQQKMSLTLFMKYGLRVFLYPRQLQKPNSAASH, from the coding sequence ATGATATTGTTTGTTAAGAACATGATGATGGAAATGGATACAAATACATTTCCACTGTTGTTCACTCTAGCAGCTACACTCTTCGCATACTTGTTCTGGTTCCATTTACTAGCACGAAACTTAACCGGTCCAAAAGTTTTCCCATTTTTCGGCAGCCTCCCGGTTCTCTTCCTAAACCGGAACCGGGTTCACGACTGGATAACCTCAAACCTAAACCAAACCGGAGGTTTATCGACTTATCAAACATGCATCCTCCCTTTCCCTTTCTTGGCAAGCAAACAAGGCTTCTATACCGTCACAAGCAACCCAAAAAACATCGAACACATCCTCCGAACCCGGTTCGATAATTACCCAAAAGGACCCACATGGCAAACTGCTTTCCACGATCTTTTAGGACACGGAATCTTCAACAGCGATGGTGACACATGGCTGGTTCAACGCAAAACCGCTGCACTCGAATTCACCACTCGAACCCTTCGTCAAGCCATGGCTCGTTGGGTTAACCGAACCATTAAAAACCGGTTATGGTGTATTTTAGACAAAGCCACAAAAGAAAAAGTTAGTGTTGATTTACAAGACCTTCTTTTAAGGTTAACTTTTGATAACATTTGTGGACTCACTTTCGGTAAAGACCCGGAAACTCTCTCACCGGATCTACCCAATAACCCATTTTCTCTCTCTTTTGATTTTGCCACTGAAGCTACATTGCAAAGACTACTTTACCCCGGACTCTTCTGGAGGTTCCAGAAGCTTCTATGTTTCGGCGCTGAGAAGAAATTGAAACAGAGTTTGAAAATTGTTGAAACTTACATGAACGACGCCGTTTCTGCTCGTGAGAAATCTCCTTCTGATGATCTTCTCTCACGGTTTCTGAAGAAGCGCGACGGAGATGGAAAACCGTTTGACGCCGGGAAACTGAGACACATAGCGTTAAATTTTGTTCTCGCCGGGAGGGATACTTCCTCGGTGGCTTTGAGTTGGTTTTTCTGGCTTGTCATGAATCATCCAACCGTGGAGGAGAAGATTCTCGCTGAGTTGACGGAGGTTTTGGCTGAAACTCGAGGTGGAGATTCTCGTCGGTGGACAGATGAGGCGGTGGATTTTGAAGAGGCTGATAAGCTTGTTTATCTGAAAGCAGCATTGGCTGAGACGCTGAGATTGTATCCCTCTGTGCCGGAGGATTCTAAATATGCGGTTGAGGATGATGTTTTGCCGGACGGGACTGTGGTTCCGGCGGGTTCAACGGTGACGTATTCGATATATTCTGTAGGAAGGATGAAGAGTGTGTGGGGTGAAGATTGCATGGAGTTTAAACCGGAAAGGTGGTTATCGGTTCAGGGAAACCGGTTCGAACCGCCAAAAGATGGGTATAAGTTTGTGGCTTTTAATGCTGGACCGAGGACTTGTTTGGGCAAGGATTTGGCTTACCTTCAGATGAAATCTGTTGCTGCTGCTGTGTTGATTCGTTACCGGCTTTTGCCAGTTCCCGGTCATCGGGTTCAGCAGAAGATGTCTCTCACACTTTTCATGAAGTATGGGTTACGTGTGTTCTTGTATCCACGTCAGCTTCAGAAACCCAACTCTGCTGCGTCTCATTGA